A DNA window from Thermosynechococcaceae cyanobacterium Okahandja contains the following coding sequences:
- a CDS encoding sucrose synthase, whose translation MTSLLLKSVVESDERADLRQFARVLQLGEKRYLLRNEILTAFDEYCREQNKPTIAMTQSRLGKLIFYTQEIIVDNESLCWIIRPRIAHQEVYRLLEDLTIVPMSVPELLDLRDRFVNRYHPNEGDVFEIDVQPFYDYSPIIRDAKNIGKGVAFLNRYLSSKLFQDPRQWQQNLFNFLQVHCYNGYQLLINERIRSPQHLSEQVKQAIISLGDRPATEPYSEFRFDLQTLGFEPGWGNTAARVRETLEILDQLLDSPDHQVLEAFVSRIPMIFRIALISPHGWFGQEGVLGRPDTGGQVVYILDQVKSLEKQIREDLALAGLDVLEVHPKIIVLTRLIPNADGTLCNQRLEKIYGTTDAWILRVPFREFNPKITQNWISRFEIWPYLETFAIDAERELRAEFGHVPDLIIGNYSDGNLVAFLLARRLKVTQCNIAHALEKSKYLFSNLYWQDLEDKYHFSLQFTADLIAMNAANFIISSTYQEIVGTPDSIGQYESYQSFTMPDLYHVVNGIELFSPKFNVVPPGVNEQVYFPYYEQAERLEGDRHRLEELLFTLEDPQQVYGHLSDPAKRPLFSMARLDRIKNLTGLAEAFGRSKALQERCNLILVAGKLRTEDSSDREEVSEIEKLYQIIHEYDLHGKIRWLGVRLPKADSGEIYRIIADHQGVFVQPALFEAFGLTILEAMISGLPTFGTRFGGPLEIIQDGVNGFYINPTHLEEMADKIVAFLERCDRDPEYWHTISKAGIERVYSTYTWKIHCTRLLSLAKIYGFWNFSSQENREDMMRYMESLFYLLYKPRAQALLAEHLNR comes from the coding sequence ATGACATCCCTCCTTCTCAAATCAGTCGTTGAGAGCGACGAGCGCGCTGACCTGCGGCAATTTGCCCGGGTGTTACAACTGGGTGAAAAGCGCTATCTGCTGCGGAACGAAATTTTAACGGCCTTTGATGAGTACTGCCGTGAACAGAATAAACCCACCATAGCAATGACCCAGTCCCGATTGGGCAAGCTGATTTTCTATACCCAAGAAATTATTGTTGACAATGAAAGCCTCTGCTGGATCATTCGCCCCCGCATTGCCCACCAAGAGGTGTATCGGCTGCTGGAAGATTTGACCATTGTGCCCATGTCGGTGCCAGAGCTACTGGACCTGCGCGATCGCTTTGTGAATCGGTACCATCCCAACGAAGGGGATGTGTTTGAAATTGATGTGCAGCCCTTTTACGACTATTCGCCAATTATTCGGGATGCCAAAAACATTGGCAAAGGTGTAGCTTTTCTTAACCGCTACCTCTCCAGTAAGCTCTTTCAGGATCCGCGTCAGTGGCAGCAGAACCTGTTTAACTTCCTGCAAGTTCACTGCTATAACGGCTATCAATTGCTGATTAACGAACGCATTCGCTCGCCCCAGCACCTTTCGGAGCAGGTAAAGCAGGCTATTATTAGCCTTGGCGATCGCCCGGCGACGGAACCCTACAGTGAGTTTCGCTTTGATTTACAAACCCTTGGCTTTGAACCTGGGTGGGGGAACACGGCTGCGCGGGTACGGGAGACCCTCGAAATCCTTGACCAACTGCTAGACTCTCCCGATCACCAAGTGTTGGAAGCCTTTGTGTCCCGCATTCCGATGATCTTTCGCATTGCCCTGATTTCACCCCACGGCTGGTTTGGCCAGGAGGGGGTGCTAGGACGACCCGACACCGGCGGCCAAGTGGTCTATATCTTGGATCAAGTCAAAAGTCTGGAAAAACAAATTCGTGAGGATCTGGCACTGGCGGGCTTAGATGTGCTGGAAGTCCACCCCAAAATTATTGTGCTAACGCGCCTGATCCCCAACGCCGATGGCACCCTTTGCAATCAGCGCCTTGAAAAGATCTACGGCACCACGGATGCTTGGATTTTGCGAGTACCCTTCCGCGAGTTTAACCCTAAGATCACCCAGAATTGGATTTCCCGCTTTGAAATTTGGCCGTACCTTGAAACCTTTGCCATTGATGCGGAACGGGAACTGCGGGCGGAGTTTGGCCATGTCCCTGACCTGATTATTGGCAACTATTCCGATGGTAACCTTGTGGCCTTTTTGTTGGCGCGGCGACTCAAAGTAACCCAGTGTAATATTGCCCACGCCCTTGAAAAATCAAAGTATCTCTTTAGTAACCTCTACTGGCAAGACCTTGAGGATAAGTACCATTTTTCGCTTCAGTTTACGGCAGATCTCATTGCCATGAATGCCGCCAATTTTATTATTAGTAGTACCTACCAAGAAATTGTGGGCACCCCCGACAGCATTGGTCAGTATGAATCTTACCAGTCCTTTACGATGCCGGACTTATACCATGTTGTCAATGGCATTGAATTGTTTAGCCCCAAGTTTAATGTGGTGCCTCCGGGGGTGAATGAGCAGGTGTATTTCCCCTACTACGAGCAAGCAGAACGCCTCGAGGGCGATCGCCACCGTTTAGAAGAGTTACTCTTTACCCTTGAGGATCCGCAGCAGGTCTATGGCCACCTCAGTGATCCGGCAAAACGTCCCCTCTTTTCTATGGCGCGCCTTGACCGCATTAAAAACCTGACGGGTTTAGCGGAAGCCTTTGGCCGCAGTAAAGCCCTCCAAGAGCGCTGCAATCTGATTTTGGTGGCGGGTAAATTGCGCACCGAAGACTCCAGCGATCGCGAAGAAGTCAGCGAAATTGAAAAGCTTTATCAAATTATTCACGAGTACGACTTGCACGGCAAAATCCGTTGGTTAGGGGTGCGCCTACCGAAGGCCGATTCAGGGGAAATTTATCGCATCATTGCCGATCATCAAGGGGTCTTTGTTCAGCCCGCCCTTTTTGAAGCCTTTGGTCTAACGATTTTAGAAGCGATGATTAGTGGCTTGCCCACCTTTGGCACCCGCTTTGGCGGCCCCCTCGAAATTATTCAAGATGGGGTGAATGGCTTTTATATTAACCCCACCCACCTAGAGGAAATGGCAGACAAAATTGTGGCCTTTTTAGAGCGGTGCGATCGCGATCCCGAGTACTGGCACACCATTTCTAAAGCCGGTATTGAGCGGGTTTACAGTACCTATACCTGGAAAATTCACTGTACGCGGCTGCTCTCCCTTGCCAAAATCTACGGCTTCTGGAATTTTTCATCCCAAGAGAACCGCGAAGATATGATGCGCTATATGGAATCACTGTTTTATCTGCTCTATAAACCCCGCGCCCAAGCGCTGCTTGCCGAGCATCTTAACCGCTAG